One stretch of Pandoraea oxalativorans DNA includes these proteins:
- a CDS encoding DUF72 domain-containing protein → MATTRPSKASSSATAPSQAADTRIRIGVGGWNFAPWQGTFYPEKWPKRRELEYASRHLTSIEINSTFYGSQKPATFRHWFEETPDDFVFSVKASRYATHRRALGEAGESVARFFDSGVLELGKKLGPVNWQFAPTKQFDAEDFEHFLSLLPTSANGHTIRHALEVRHETFAVPEFVALARKYKTAIVLAGDAKFPCIADVTAPFVYARLMGTEERYKLGYAPKAMTQWLDRATTFANGGVPDDLDTLTKASPKAKHRDVFLYVISGFKERNPAAAMEMIEALARRK, encoded by the coding sequence ATGGCGACGACCCGACCCTCCAAAGCTTCGTCCTCCGCAACAGCCCCGTCCCAAGCCGCCGACACGCGCATTCGCATCGGCGTCGGCGGCTGGAACTTTGCGCCGTGGCAAGGCACGTTCTATCCCGAGAAGTGGCCCAAGCGGCGTGAGCTCGAATACGCCAGCCGTCACCTCACGTCCATCGAAATCAACAGCACCTTTTACGGCTCGCAAAAGCCCGCGACATTCCGCCACTGGTTCGAGGAAACGCCGGACGATTTCGTGTTCTCGGTCAAGGCGTCGCGCTACGCCACGCACCGGCGTGCGCTGGGCGAAGCCGGTGAATCCGTGGCGCGATTTTTCGACAGCGGTGTGCTGGAACTCGGCAAGAAGCTCGGCCCGGTGAACTGGCAATTCGCGCCGACGAAACAGTTCGACGCCGAAGACTTCGAGCACTTCCTGAGTCTGTTGCCGACGTCCGCGAACGGGCACACGATTCGCCACGCCCTCGAAGTACGGCACGAGACCTTCGCCGTACCTGAGTTCGTAGCACTCGCACGCAAGTACAAGACGGCCATCGTGCTCGCCGGAGACGCCAAGTTTCCGTGTATTGCAGACGTCACCGCTCCCTTCGTCTATGCACGCCTCATGGGGACCGAGGAACGCTACAAACTCGGCTACGCGCCGAAGGCCATGACGCAGTGGCTCGACCGCGCGACCACGTTCGCGAACGGCGGCGTTCCCGACGATCTCGACACGCTGACCAAAGCCTCGCCGAAGGCAAAGCATCGCGACGTCTTCCTCTATGTCATCAGCGGCTTCAAGGAACGCAACCCAGCCGCTGCAATGGAGATGATCGAGGCACTCGCCCGTCGAAAATAG
- a CDS encoding MFS transporter, with the protein MNQPRTMDVPAYIDAQRFSGYQWLVLILCFFIVAIDGFDTAAIGYIAPSLVQQWHIDKGSLGPVLSAALFGLAGGAIFAGPLADKVGRKTMLVLSVVFFGIASLATAFAQDLQTLTVLRFLTGLGLGAAMPNAVTLISEYAPQARRAVIVNTMFCGFPLGASVGGFVASWLIPHFGWHSVLVLGGVLPLVLSVLLIVCLPESVKFLVVKHKPVERVRRILSRISGESLDDVGAFTVVEAAPKRAGSAIGVVLSKQYGFGSLMLWVTYFMGLVIFYLLTSWMPILFKDAGFTIERAALITALFPLGGGIGTILSGWLMDKFNAQKVVAVGYALTAVLVYAVGQAIGNIGMLVTLIFLAGTAMNGAQSSMPSLAAMFYPTNGRATGVAWMLGIGRFGGIAGALLGAELVRRHLGFSATFSLLAIPAVIATVALLAKNAWERSSGNHAAQNASEARNSAAMH; encoded by the coding sequence ATGAATCAACCGCGCACGATGGACGTGCCCGCCTACATCGATGCACAGCGATTTTCCGGCTATCAGTGGCTGGTGCTGATCCTGTGCTTCTTTATCGTGGCCATCGACGGATTCGACACGGCGGCCATCGGTTACATTGCGCCGTCGCTGGTGCAGCAATGGCATATCGATAAGGGCTCGCTCGGCCCGGTACTCTCGGCGGCGCTCTTCGGTCTGGCCGGTGGCGCGATCTTCGCCGGGCCGCTCGCCGATAAGGTCGGTCGCAAGACGATGCTCGTGCTGTCGGTGGTGTTCTTCGGCATCGCCAGTCTCGCGACGGCGTTTGCGCAGGATCTCCAGACGCTGACCGTGCTGCGTTTTCTCACGGGCCTCGGTCTGGGCGCGGCCATGCCCAATGCGGTGACGCTGATTTCCGAATATGCGCCGCAAGCGCGCCGTGCGGTGATCGTCAACACCATGTTCTGCGGCTTTCCGCTGGGCGCATCGGTCGGTGGGTTCGTCGCCTCATGGCTGATTCCCCACTTCGGCTGGCATAGCGTGCTGGTGCTCGGCGGCGTGCTGCCGCTGGTGCTGTCGGTGCTGCTGATCGTTTGCCTGCCGGAGTCGGTGAAGTTTCTTGTGGTCAAGCACAAGCCGGTGGAGCGGGTGCGTCGCATTCTGTCGCGGATCTCGGGCGAATCGCTCGATGACGTTGGCGCGTTCACCGTCGTGGAAGCCGCACCGAAGCGCGCAGGCTCGGCGATCGGCGTGGTGCTGTCGAAGCAATACGGTTTCGGATCGCTGATGCTGTGGGTCACCTACTTCATGGGGCTGGTGATCTTCTATCTGCTCACGAGTTGGATGCCGATTCTGTTCAAGGATGCGGGTTTCACCATCGAGCGCGCCGCGCTGATCACGGCGCTGTTCCCGCTGGGCGGTGGCATCGGCACGATCCTGTCGGGCTGGCTGATGGACAAGTTCAACGCGCAGAAAGTCGTGGCCGTGGGCTATGCGCTGACCGCTGTGCTGGTCTATGCCGTAGGACAGGCGATTGGCAACATCGGTATGCTGGTGACGCTGATCTTCCTTGCTGGCACGGCGATGAACGGTGCGCAATCGTCCATGCCGTCGCTGGCGGCAATGTTCTATCCGACGAACGGCCGTGCGACCGGCGTGGCCTGGATGCTCGGCATCGGCCGCTTCGGTGGCATTGCCGGTGCGCTGCTCGGCGCGGAACTGGTGCGTCGTCACCTCGGCTTCTCGGCCACGTTCTCGCTGCTGGCGATTCCGGCAGTGATCGCGACCGTCGCGCTACTCGCCAAGAACGCCTGGGAGCGTTCGAGCGGCAACCACGCGGCGCAGAACGCGAGCGAGGCACGTAACTCGGCCGCGATGCACTGA
- a CDS encoding chloride channel protein, giving the protein MALPEHARDFARAPGLPRLIALAAVIGLCGVPAAWLLLNLIQGFTNLFFYQTLSFAPHSPAGHPLGAMVIVLPVIGGLIVGAMARFGSDKIRGHGIPEAIEAILFGKSKMSPRVAVLKPLSSGIVIGSGGPFGAEGPIIMTGGAIGSLIAQYFHLSAAERKTLLVAGATAGMTAVFGTPVAAVLLAVELLLFEWRPRSLLPVIVACAVAGFARPLLLEAGPLFPMATPAVSPIALMSCVIAGVCAGLLSAGMSRALYAIEDAFHKLPVHWMWWPAIGGLAVGVGGYLEPRALGVGYDVIADLLAGHFTLHAAAALLLVKALIWAIALGSCTSGGVLAPLLMIGAGLGTLLAPILPGGDITLWALVCMAATLAGVLGAPLTAIVFALGLTHDVNALLPLLLTCGVSYGVTIWIMPRSIMTEKIARRGRHIHREYGVDPLERLHVGELMTPEPEALVADMTIDEAAQRAFGATQRHRAYPVIDASRAVLGMVDRQALTRAQAQGLQTLGQLYGVNPPLVALPSETGRIVSARFAAHHLERLPVVSDAASRTLIGIISRSDLVKPAEHWRSEEEVRERMLHLGPKRR; this is encoded by the coding sequence GGCTTCACCAACCTCTTCTTCTATCAGACGCTCTCGTTCGCGCCGCACTCGCCTGCGGGTCACCCGCTCGGTGCCATGGTCATCGTGCTGCCGGTCATCGGCGGTCTGATCGTGGGCGCCATGGCACGCTTCGGCAGCGACAAGATTCGTGGTCACGGGATTCCGGAAGCGATCGAAGCGATTCTCTTCGGCAAGAGCAAGATGTCACCGCGCGTGGCCGTGCTCAAACCGCTGTCGTCGGGCATCGTGATTGGTAGCGGCGGACCGTTCGGCGCGGAAGGTCCGATCATCATGACGGGCGGGGCCATCGGCTCGCTCATCGCGCAGTACTTCCACCTGAGCGCCGCCGAACGCAAGACCCTGCTCGTAGCGGGCGCGACTGCGGGCATGACGGCTGTGTTCGGCACGCCGGTGGCGGCGGTGCTGCTCGCCGTCGAACTATTGCTGTTCGAATGGCGTCCGCGCAGTCTGCTGCCGGTGATCGTGGCCTGTGCTGTGGCCGGTTTTGCGCGGCCGTTGTTGCTCGAAGCCGGGCCGCTCTTCCCCATGGCGACGCCCGCCGTCTCTCCGATTGCACTGATGTCGTGTGTGATCGCGGGCGTGTGCGCCGGGCTGCTCTCAGCGGGAATGTCGCGCGCGCTGTACGCCATCGAAGACGCCTTCCACAAACTCCCCGTGCACTGGATGTGGTGGCCAGCCATCGGTGGCCTCGCCGTGGGCGTCGGGGGCTATCTCGAACCGCGCGCGCTGGGTGTGGGTTATGACGTGATCGCCGACCTGCTCGCCGGTCACTTCACGCTGCATGCGGCAGCGGCGTTGCTGCTCGTCAAGGCGCTGATCTGGGCGATTGCGCTCGGCTCTTGCACCTCCGGCGGCGTGCTCGCCCCGTTGCTTATGATCGGCGCCGGTCTGGGGACGTTGCTCGCACCGATTCTGCCAGGCGGCGATATCACCTTGTGGGCGCTCGTGTGCATGGCCGCCACCCTCGCGGGCGTGCTCGGCGCCCCGCTCACGGCCATCGTCTTCGCGTTGGGACTCACGCACGACGTCAATGCGCTGCTGCCGTTGTTGCTGACCTGTGGCGTGTCGTATGGCGTGACGATCTGGATCATGCCGCGCTCGATCATGACGGAGAAGATTGCGCGGCGCGGGCGTCACATCCATCGCGAGTACGGCGTCGATCCGCTGGAACGTCTTCACGTCGGCGAATTGATGACGCCCGAACCGGAAGCGCTTGTCGCCGACATGACCATCGACGAAGCGGCGCAACGCGCCTTCGGGGCAACGCAACGTCACCGCGCCTACCCGGTGATCGACGCGTCGCGCGCCGTGCTCGGCATGGTCGACCGTCAGGCACTCACCCGGGCGCAAGCACAGGGGCTGCAAACGCTTGGCCAGCTCTACGGCGTGAATCCGCCGCTCGTCGCCCTGCCGTCCGAAACCGGACGCATCGTGTCGGCCCGCTTCGCCGCACACCATCTGGAGCGTCTGCCGGTCGTGAGCGACGCCGCCTCACGCACACTCATCGGCATCATCAGCCGCAGCGACCTCGTCAAACCGGCCGAACACTGGCGCTCGGAAGAGGAAGTGCGCGAGCGCATGCTGCACCTCGGCCCCAAACGTCGCTGA
- the pobA gene encoding 4-hydroxybenzoate 3-monooxygenase, with protein MRTHYPVVIVGAGPAGLLLSHLLHLQGVESIVLESRSRAAVESTIRAGVLEQGTMDILNETGVGERMRREGAVHHGVELAFGGQRHRIALTELTGRAITVYAQHEVIKDLIAAREAAQGEILFDVSDVSVHDIDSTQPSVQFTVDGQTRRLTCDFIAGCDGFHGVCRPAMPASVRKEYQRVYPFGWFGVLVEAPPSSDELIYAAHERGFALISTRSPTVQRMYFQCDPNERAEQWSDARIWEELHARTESDDGWRLKEGPIFQKNVVAMRSFVATPMQYGRLFLAGDAAHIVPPTGAKGMNLAVADVWRLARALDDFFHRDSETALQGYSEAALKRIWRAEHFSYWMTRMLHRIDDATPFEQQMQRSELEYVVSSRAASLMLAENYVGLPLA; from the coding sequence ATGCGCACCCATTACCCTGTCGTCATCGTCGGTGCCGGTCCCGCCGGTCTGCTGCTGTCCCATTTGCTGCATCTGCAAGGCGTCGAGTCCATCGTGCTCGAATCGCGCTCGCGTGCAGCCGTCGAGTCAACCATTCGCGCCGGTGTGCTGGAGCAGGGCACGATGGATATCCTGAACGAGACCGGCGTCGGGGAGCGCATGCGTCGCGAAGGTGCGGTGCACCACGGTGTCGAACTGGCGTTCGGTGGGCAGCGTCACCGCATCGCGCTCACGGAGCTGACCGGGCGCGCGATTACCGTCTACGCGCAGCATGAAGTCATCAAGGATCTGATCGCCGCGCGAGAAGCGGCGCAAGGCGAGATTCTGTTCGACGTGTCCGACGTCTCGGTGCACGACATCGATAGCACGCAACCGAGTGTGCAATTCACGGTGGACGGTCAGACGCGTCGACTCACGTGCGACTTCATCGCTGGCTGCGACGGCTTCCACGGCGTTTGCCGCCCGGCCATGCCTGCGTCGGTGCGCAAGGAGTACCAGCGCGTGTATCCGTTCGGCTGGTTCGGTGTTCTGGTCGAGGCGCCGCCGTCGTCGGACGAACTGATTTATGCCGCGCACGAACGTGGTTTTGCGCTGATCAGTACCCGCTCGCCCACGGTGCAGCGCATGTACTTCCAGTGCGATCCGAACGAACGCGCGGAGCAGTGGAGCGACGCGCGCATCTGGGAAGAACTGCATGCGCGTACCGAGAGCGACGATGGCTGGCGTCTCAAGGAAGGACCGATCTTCCAGAAGAACGTGGTCGCGATGCGCAGCTTCGTGGCGACGCCGATGCAGTACGGGCGTCTGTTCCTGGCGGGCGACGCCGCGCACATCGTGCCGCCGACCGGCGCGAAGGGGATGAATCTGGCCGTGGCGGACGTGTGGCGTCTGGCGCGTGCGCTCGACGACTTCTTTCATCGCGACAGTGAAACTGCACTGCAAGGCTATTCCGAGGCAGCGCTCAAGCGCATCTGGCGCGCAGAGCATTTCTCGTACTGGATGACGCGCATGCTGCACCGGATCGACGATGCCACACCGTTCGAACAGCAGATGCAGCGCTCGGAGCTGGAGTACGTGGTCAGCTCGCGGGCGGCGTCGCTCATGCTGGCGGAGAATTACGTCGGGCTGCCGCTGGCCTGA